A single genomic interval of Chitinophaga sp. 180180018-3 harbors:
- a CDS encoding FecR domain-containing protein, giving the protein METAKIRRLLKKYLLGESQAEDNKAIERWYQSFDEEAMPVMDDLTRHRIRQEIWSGIHPQIVVAKTFYLRRNLMRVAAAVLALVATGSTWYLIAHRRPAVNYTTYTTRIGERKTIHLNDGSVLMLNAGSTIRVPDNMAISRQLNLVDGEVFFDVRTNPEVPFIVESGPLQTTVLGTSFNIAAYKGVHTLSIGVVSGKVQVAGEKQATRVLEHDQELVYDKASEKISITSVEESLAAWQNGKLVFNDLSFADMVILMEKNFGITITTARDEVRSTRYTTELPTNMEPVKAVQVLAAIHHLNVRSINVHAVVYE; this is encoded by the coding sequence TTGGAAACTGCTAAAATCAGACGGTTGTTAAAAAAGTACCTGCTGGGAGAGAGCCAGGCAGAGGACAATAAGGCGATTGAACGGTGGTATCAGTCGTTCGATGAAGAAGCCATGCCCGTCATGGACGACCTCACCCGGCACCGTATCCGCCAGGAAATCTGGAGTGGCATCCATCCGCAAATTGTAGTAGCTAAAACGTTTTATCTTCGACGCAATCTCATGCGGGTAGCTGCCGCAGTGCTGGCACTCGTGGCCACTGGCAGCACCTGGTATCTCATTGCCCATCGTCGGCCTGCGGTTAATTACACCACCTATACCACCCGCATTGGCGAACGGAAAACGATTCATTTGAATGATGGATCTGTACTAATGCTCAACGCCGGATCCACCATCAGGGTACCGGATAATATGGCCATATCCAGGCAACTGAACCTGGTAGACGGAGAAGTATTCTTTGACGTCCGTACTAATCCCGAAGTTCCCTTCATCGTAGAAAGCGGCCCTTTACAGACAACTGTACTGGGTACCTCCTTCAATATTGCTGCCTACAAAGGCGTGCATACCCTCAGTATCGGTGTAGTGTCCGGTAAAGTACAGGTAGCCGGCGAAAAGCAAGCAACACGTGTGCTGGAGCATGACCAGGAACTGGTATACGACAAGGCCAGCGAAAAAATCAGCATAACATCTGTGGAAGAATCCCTGGCAGCATGGCAAAACGGGAAACTGGTATTCAATGATTTGTCGTTTGCCGATATGGTTATACTAATGGAGAAGAATTTTGGTATTACCATCACTACTGCGCGTGACGAGGTGAGGAGCACCAGGTACACCACAGAACTGCCAACAAACATGGAGCCGGTAAAAGCAGTGCAGGTACTGGCAGCCATCCATCATTTGAATGTACGCAGCATCAATGTGCATGCTGTTGTCTATGAATAA